A section of the Humulus lupulus chromosome 2, drHumLupu1.1, whole genome shotgun sequence genome encodes:
- the LOC133819136 gene encoding chlorophyllase-2: MSSFTTSTTSNIFESGKYATKLRMVEAGTSSHEVPIPPPKPLLIAMPLPSQDGEFPLLVFCHGFLLYNSFYSQLLQHFASHGFIVVAPQLHTVAGPDTTEEIKFTAQVIDWLSEGLQNLLPLHVKASLSKVGLAGHSRGGKTSFALALSKEINTTLKLSALIGVDPVDGMDKGKQTPPPVLTYVPHSFDLDMPVMVIGSGLGEVKRNPLFPPCAPKGVNHEDFFKECKEPACYFVVEDYGHLDMLDDETKGIRGKLSHCLCKNGKSREPMRKFVGGIMVAFMKAYLGGDNTSLIAIKNKSETLPVELKTVEFRL, translated from the exons ATGTCCTCATTTACTACTAGTACCACCTCAAACATTTTCGAGAGTGGGAAATATGCAACTAAGCTCCGTATGGTAGAAGCAGGAACAAGCTCTCATGAGGTTCCAATTCCACCTCCCAAACCACTTTTGATTGCTATGCCTTTACCATCTCAAGATGGAGAATTCCCACTTCTAGTTTTCTGCCATGGATTTCTTCTCTACAACTCTTTCTACTCTCAACTCCTCCAACATTTTGCTTCTCATGGCTTCATCGTCGTTGCTCCTCAG TTACATACTGTGGCTGGACCAGACACAACCGAAGAAATCAAGTTTACAGCTCAAGTAATAGATTGGTTATCTGAAGGACTGCAAAACTTGCTTCCACTACATGTTAAGGCAAGTCTAAGCAAAGTGGGATTAGCAGGCCATAGTCGTGGTGGAAAAACCTCTTTTGCACTTGCTCTAAGCAAGGAGATAAACACTACCCTGAAGCTTTCTGCTCTAATAGGAGTTGACCCAGTTGATGGAATGGACAAAGGAAAACAAACCCCTCCACCAGTTCTCACTTATGTCCCTCATTCGTTTGATCTGGATATGCCTGTAATGGTCATTGGTTCTGGTTTAGGTGAAGTTAAAAGGAACCCTTTGTTTCCTCCTTGTGCTCCTAAGGGTGTTAACCATGAGGACTTCTTCAAGGAATGCAAAGAACCTGCTTGTTACTTTGTGGTTGAGGATTATGGTCATCTTGATATGTTAGATGATGAAACTAAGGGAATTAGAGGCAAATTATCCCACTGTTTGTGTAAAAATGGCAAGTCTAGAGAACCCATGAGAAAGTTTGTTGGAGGAATTATGGTAGCCTTCATGAAAGCTTATCTAGGAGGTGATAACACCAGTTTAATTGCTATAAAGAACAAGAGTGAGACTCTTCCAGTTGAACTTAAAACTGTTGAGTTTCGTTTATGA